In Kaistella faecalis, a genomic segment contains:
- a CDS encoding 7-carboxy-7-deazaguanine synthase QueE gives MTKEEENILLKEGKMLPVMEHFYTLQGEGAHTGKAAYFIRLGGCDVGCHWCDVKESWDPNLHPVMDALQIAETAASYCKTIVLTGGEPLMWNLNVLTTRLKELGCEIHIETSGAYEMSGILDWITLSPKKTGLPKDEIYSKASELKMIVFNNNDFKFAEEQAAKVSENCKLYLQSEWSRRNEMYPKITDFILANPKWQASVQTHKYLNIP, from the coding sequence ATGACTAAAGAAGAAGAAAATATTTTATTGAAAGAAGGTAAAATGCTCCCAGTGATGGAGCATTTTTATACTTTGCAGGGCGAAGGTGCACACACCGGAAAAGCCGCATATTTCATCCGCCTTGGCGGTTGCGATGTGGGCTGCCACTGGTGCGATGTGAAAGAAAGCTGGGACCCGAACCTTCATCCTGTTATGGATGCTTTGCAAATTGCCGAAACCGCTGCCAGTTACTGTAAAACGATTGTTCTTACCGGCGGTGAACCACTGATGTGGAATTTGAATGTCCTCACAACTCGTCTTAAAGAACTGGGTTGCGAAATCCACATTGAAACTTCGGGGGCTTATGAAATGAGCGGAATCCTCGATTGGATTACCCTTTCACCGAAAAAAACCGGTTTGCCTAAAGATGAGATTTATTCAAAAGCCAGTGAACTCAAAATGATCGTGTTCAATAACAATGATTTTAAATTCGCTGAAGAACAGGCGGCAAAAGTTTCTGAAAATTGTAAACTCTATCTGCAAAGTGAATGGAGCCGGAGAAATGAAATGTACCCGAAGATTACAGATTTTATTCTTGCAAATCCTAAGTGGCAGGCATCAGTCCAGACCCACAAATATTTGAATATTCCGTAA
- a CDS encoding ABC transporter ATP-binding protein, with amino-acid sequence MIEVKDLKKSFEEVEVLKGITTTFETGKVNLIIGQSGSGKTVFLKSLLNVYQPTSGEILFDGRDINKMSRDEKQILRSEIGTVFQGSALFDSMTVEENITFPLDMFTNLSFREKKRRVFEVIGRVHLEKANRKFPSEISGGMQKRVAIARAIVNNPKYLFCDEPNSGLDPYTSNIIDDLIMEITKEYNTTTIINSHDMNSVMTIGEKIVYLRLGIKEWEGNKDVLINAGNKNLIDFVYSSELFKELREYFLETNKTSIDNIITKSNEND; translated from the coding sequence ATGATTGAAGTAAAAGATTTGAAGAAAAGTTTTGAGGAGGTTGAAGTTTTAAAAGGCATTACCACCACATTCGAAACCGGAAAGGTAAACCTCATCATAGGTCAGAGTGGATCGGGAAAAACAGTTTTCCTGAAAAGTTTACTCAATGTATATCAGCCAACATCAGGCGAAATTCTCTTTGATGGACGCGACATCAATAAAATGTCTAGAGACGAAAAGCAGATACTGCGGTCAGAGATAGGAACAGTTTTTCAGGGAAGCGCACTTTTCGATTCGATGACAGTGGAAGAAAACATTACTTTTCCCCTTGATATGTTTACCAATCTGTCCTTCAGAGAAAAGAAAAGAAGGGTTTTCGAAGTTATCGGAAGAGTTCACCTGGAAAAGGCAAACCGTAAATTTCCCTCAGAAATATCCGGGGGAATGCAAAAAAGGGTTGCTATTGCCCGCGCAATTGTAAACAACCCGAAATATCTTTTCTGCGACGAACCAAACTCTGGTCTGGACCCATATACTTCAAATATTATCGATGATCTTATTATGGAGATCACCAAGGAATATAATACCACAACGATCATCAACAGTCACGACATGAATTCTGTGATGACGATTGGCGAGAAAATTGTATACCTACGTTTGGGAATAAAAGAATGGGAGGGAAATAAAGATGTCCTGATTAATGCAGGCAATAAAAACCTCATCGACTTCGTTTATTCGTCAGAATTGTTCAAGGAACTGCGTGAGTATTTCCTGGAAACAAATAAAACGTCAATCGATAATATTATTACAAAATCTAATGAAAATGACTAA
- a CDS encoding DUF4251 domain-containing protein, whose translation MKKFINILSATILIVLLNSCTSAGVIPSEKVANLLQSGEFTFMAQKANPTNYDVVNVMNSLPTSSSSRMLELDYGYTIQLKKSDLAVELPYFGRMYNPSYDTSKNSYRFTSKDFSLSEQPGKKGSTVYTIITKDQPNIRRIIMEVFKNGKSYVSIDSNDRATISYDGYIMENIASKK comes from the coding sequence ATGAAAAAATTTATCAATATTTTAAGCGCAACAATTCTGATTGTCTTACTAAATTCATGCACTTCGGCCGGCGTAATCCCATCCGAAAAAGTCGCTAATCTGCTTCAGTCAGGGGAATTTACATTCATGGCCCAAAAAGCCAATCCCACAAATTATGATGTGGTAAATGTAATGAATTCCTTGCCTACCTCAAGTTCATCACGAATGCTGGAACTTGATTATGGATATACCATACAGCTCAAAAAATCGGACCTCGCTGTTGAATTACCCTATTTCGGACGAATGTACAACCCAAGCTACGACACTTCAAAAAATTCTTACCGATTCACGTCGAAAGATTTCAGTTTGAGTGAACAGCCCGGAAAGAAAGGAAGTACCGTATATACTATTATTACTAAGGATCAGCCCAATATCCGAAGAATCATCATGGAGGTGTTTAAAAATGGAAAAAGCTACGTCTCCATAGATTCGAATGACCGCGCTACGATTTCTTATGACGGATATATCATGGAAAATATAGCTTCTAAGAAGTAG
- the pgi gene encoding glucose-6-phosphate isomerase, whose translation MLPKINPESTQSWQNLEDHFAQNDFDFRSLFQQNPNRFNDFSIKRPGYLFDFSKNLIDQETLNLLLKLAEETQLKSAISAMFEGQQINETEDRAVLHTALRDFSDDEILVDGENIKPGIKKVLDQMKTFSTKVISGQHKGFSGKEITDVVNIGIGGSDLGPVMVCSALKHFKTRLNVYFVSNVDGNHIAETLKKLNPETTLFIIASKTFTTQETMTNAASAKEWFLNKGSQDDVAKHFVALSTNTKSVKEFGIAEENIFEFWDWVGGRYSLWSAIGLSIALAVGYDNFEQLLKGANETDTHFRTADFKENIPVLMGLLGIWYRNFYGAGTYAILPYSQYLDRFPAYLQQGDMESNGKSVDRNGEYVEYETGPIIWGEPGTNGQHAFYQLIHQGTELIPADFLAYAKSCNEVSDHQDKLLANFFAQTEALAFGKNADEVRTELFAAGKSEEEIEKLLNYKVFAGDSPTNSFIFDELTPFSLGQLIALYEHKIFVQGVIWNIFSFDQFGVELGKVLAGKILAELGGENSVNSHDSSTNGLMNYYKAKK comes from the coding sequence ATGTTACCAAAAATAAATCCTGAATCCACGCAGTCCTGGCAAAATCTTGAAGATCATTTTGCACAAAATGATTTTGATTTCAGATCACTTTTTCAGCAAAATCCAAACAGATTTAACGACTTTTCTATAAAAAGACCGGGTTACCTTTTCGATTTTTCTAAAAACTTAATTGATCAGGAAACATTAAACCTGTTACTGAAATTGGCGGAAGAAACTCAACTGAAATCTGCAATTTCTGCCATGTTTGAAGGTCAGCAAATTAATGAAACCGAAGACAGAGCTGTTCTGCATACTGCTTTGCGGGATTTTTCAGACGATGAAATCCTGGTTGATGGCGAAAACATAAAACCGGGAATTAAGAAAGTTCTCGATCAGATGAAAACTTTTTCCACGAAAGTTATTTCCGGCCAACACAAAGGTTTTTCAGGAAAAGAAATTACAGATGTTGTAAATATCGGCATCGGCGGTTCAGATTTAGGTCCGGTGATGGTTTGCTCTGCTTTGAAGCATTTTAAGACGCGTTTAAACGTTTATTTTGTTTCGAATGTAGACGGAAATCACATTGCAGAAACCCTGAAAAAACTAAATCCGGAAACCACGCTTTTTATCATAGCATCCAAAACTTTTACCACACAGGAAACAATGACCAACGCGGCATCCGCAAAAGAATGGTTCCTGAATAAAGGTTCTCAGGATGATGTTGCCAAACATTTTGTAGCACTTTCTACAAACACCAAATCGGTAAAAGAATTCGGAATTGCAGAAGAAAATATTTTTGAATTCTGGGACTGGGTTGGCGGAAGATACTCGCTATGGAGCGCCATTGGTTTAAGTATCGCGCTTGCCGTAGGTTACGATAATTTCGAACAGTTACTAAAAGGTGCAAACGAAACCGACACTCATTTCAGAACAGCAGATTTCAAGGAAAATATTCCTGTGCTTATGGGACTCCTCGGCATTTGGTACCGTAATTTTTATGGGGCAGGAACGTATGCAATTCTTCCGTATTCGCAGTATTTAGACCGATTTCCGGCTTATCTTCAGCAGGGAGATATGGAAAGCAACGGAAAATCTGTGGACAGAAACGGCGAATACGTAGAATATGAAACCGGCCCGATCATTTGGGGAGAACCCGGAACCAATGGGCAGCACGCATTCTATCAGTTGATTCATCAGGGAACAGAATTAATTCCTGCGGATTTCCTTGCTTATGCGAAATCCTGCAACGAAGTTTCCGATCATCAGGATAAATTATTGGCCAACTTTTTTGCCCAAACTGAAGCTTTGGCGTTCGGTAAAAATGCCGACGAAGTAAGAACGGAACTTTTCGCCGCCGGAAAATCGGAAGAAGAAATCGAGAAACTGCTTAATTACAAAGTATTCGCTGGTGATTCACCAACCAATTCTTTCATTTTTGATGAACTTACACCTTTCTCGTTAGGACAGCTTATTGCGCTTTACGAACATAAAATATTTGTTCAGGGTGTAATCTGGAATATTTTCAGTTTTGACCAATTTGGCGTGGAACTGGGGAAAGTACTGGCAGGGAAAATTTTAGCAGAACTTGGCGGTGAAAACTCGGTAAACTCACACGATTCTTCGACCAACGGATTGATGAATTATTATAAAGCTAAGAAATAA
- a CDS encoding outer membrane beta-barrel protein: MTKLFSIALVGASIFASAQVQVSGRANLLFKTDKPNWKNISNTASGAYNESGKNNAGFNFGLSAKINLPLSLFLMPEIYYTTLKSEFTEPTTNTTLEVKSNRVDVPVLLGYNVMGDMLGVFVGPVASYNLASDNQFNDFRENAKNDFTVGYQFGAQVQLQRFIINGRYEGAFTDDQRDFINNNTNQTIRYDSRPSMLILGLGYKF, encoded by the coding sequence ATGACTAAGTTATTTAGTATCGCCCTTGTAGGAGCTTCAATATTCGCCTCAGCACAGGTTCAGGTTTCCGGACGGGCGAATCTACTTTTTAAAACAGATAAACCAAATTGGAAAAACATCAGTAACACCGCTTCCGGTGCTTACAATGAATCTGGGAAGAATAATGCGGGGTTTAATTTCGGTCTTTCAGCGAAAATTAATTTACCGCTATCGCTCTTTTTAATGCCTGAGATTTATTACACAACGCTCAAGTCTGAATTCACAGAGCCTACTACCAATACTACTTTAGAGGTGAAAAGCAACCGTGTAGATGTTCCCGTTTTGTTGGGCTATAATGTGATGGGAGATATGCTGGGAGTTTTCGTAGGTCCAGTTGCATCATACAATCTCGCATCTGACAATCAGTTTAATGATTTTAGAGAAAATGCAAAGAATGATTTCACCGTAGGATATCAGTTCGGTGCGCAGGTACAGTTGCAGAGATTTATCATCAACGGACGTTACGAAGGAGCTTTCACTGATGACCAAAGAGATTTTATTAACAATAACACCAATCAGACTATCCGGTACGATAGCAGACCAAGTATGTTAATTCTCGGTTTAGGTTATAAGTTTTAA
- the lon gene encoding endopeptidase La: MTEFDDLNFDEIITDGFSIVAEEINLSEMDQPNSSEQKIFPILPVRNMVMFPKVVIPITAGREMSIRLLEEAQKNNEFIGIVSQNNSNIESPTENDLYKTGTLAKIIKIIKLPEGNVTAITRGFQRFTIKNLVESKPYFRAEITKLKDVTSKKTEEYAALLENIKDLALKIVELDPNIPSAANFAIKNMSDNEDLLNFICTNANFTSAEKQKLLEEKSLMNRAQKCYELMHDEYRKLELRNQIHQKTNRELDKSQREYFLNQQIRAIQEELGGGPESDVEELLLKAQKVKWSEDVENHFQKEINRLQRQNPNSPDYNVQRNYLDFFTELPWETYSKDIFDINKAQKVLDKAHFGLEDIKKRILEHMAVLKLKNNMKSPILCLVGPPGVGKTSLGKSVADSLGRKYVRVSLGGLHDESEIRGHRKTYIGAMAGRILQSIKKAGTSNPVIVLDEIDKIGQGIHGDPSSALLEVLDPEQNSTFYDNFLEMGYDLSKVMFIATANSLSTVQRPLLDRMEIIEIAGYTLEEKVEIAKRHLIKKQQDENGLNAKSFKLGNPELKHIIDAHTSESGVRGLEKKIASIARWVALQTAMEKEYNPKISIDKTDEILGVPRPKSLSEITGVPGVVTGLAWTQVGGDILFIESILSEGKGNLSMTGNLGTVMKESATIALEYIKAKHDELGISSEDIQKKNIHVHVPEGATPKDGPSAGIAMLTSIVSSFKNKKVKPHLAMTGEITLRGKVLPVGGIKEKLLAAARAGITQIILCEANRKDVEEIKKDYLKNLKINFVNRISEVIDLAIEK, encoded by the coding sequence ATGACAGAATTTGATGATCTCAACTTTGATGAAATTATAACTGATGGATTCAGTATCGTAGCAGAAGAAATTAACCTTTCAGAAATGGATCAACCTAACAGCAGCGAACAGAAAATATTCCCGATTTTACCGGTAAGAAATATGGTAATGTTCCCAAAAGTGGTGATTCCCATTACGGCAGGACGGGAAATGTCGATCAGGCTGCTGGAGGAAGCCCAGAAAAATAATGAATTCATTGGGATCGTAAGCCAGAACAATTCAAATATCGAAAGCCCTACAGAAAATGATCTGTACAAAACAGGAACTTTAGCAAAAATCATCAAGATTATAAAACTTCCTGAAGGGAATGTTACCGCAATTACAAGAGGCTTTCAGAGGTTTACAATTAAAAATCTCGTTGAATCAAAACCTTATTTCAGAGCAGAAATCACCAAGTTAAAAGATGTTACATCTAAAAAAACAGAGGAGTATGCGGCACTTTTAGAGAATATTAAAGATTTGGCACTCAAAATTGTCGAACTGGATCCAAACATTCCGTCCGCTGCCAATTTCGCGATCAAAAACATGAGCGATAATGAGGATTTGCTGAATTTCATATGTACTAATGCCAATTTTACCTCCGCAGAAAAACAGAAACTTCTGGAAGAAAAAAGTCTCATGAACCGTGCACAGAAATGTTATGAGCTGATGCATGATGAATACAGAAAGCTTGAACTGCGAAATCAGATTCACCAAAAAACAAACCGCGAACTCGATAAAAGCCAGCGCGAATACTTCCTGAACCAACAGATCAGAGCAATTCAGGAAGAATTAGGAGGCGGCCCCGAATCGGATGTGGAAGAACTTTTACTGAAAGCACAAAAAGTAAAATGGAGTGAAGACGTTGAAAATCATTTCCAGAAAGAAATTAACAGGCTTCAGCGACAGAATCCGAATTCACCAGATTACAATGTGCAGCGTAATTACCTGGATTTCTTTACAGAATTGCCTTGGGAAACCTACTCCAAAGATATTTTCGACATCAACAAAGCCCAAAAAGTTTTAGACAAAGCTCATTTCGGACTCGAGGATATCAAGAAAAGAATCCTCGAACACATGGCAGTTCTGAAACTGAAAAACAATATGAAATCTCCGATTCTTTGTTTGGTAGGACCTCCAGGAGTCGGAAAAACTTCATTGGGTAAATCAGTTGCAGATTCCCTGGGAAGAAAATATGTGCGGGTTTCTTTAGGAGGCCTTCACGATGAATCTGAAATTCGGGGCCACCGCAAAACTTATATTGGCGCAATGGCCGGCCGAATCCTGCAATCCATCAAAAAAGCAGGCACTTCAAACCCCGTAATTGTTCTCGATGAGATCGACAAAATCGGTCAGGGAATCCATGGTGATCCAAGTTCTGCATTGCTGGAAGTACTTGATCCTGAACAGAACAGTACCTTTTATGATAACTTCCTGGAAATGGGATATGACCTTTCGAAAGTGATGTTTATTGCAACGGCAAACTCACTGTCAACCGTTCAGCGCCCGCTCCTCGACAGGATGGAAATCATCGAAATTGCCGGTTATACTTTAGAGGAAAAAGTAGAAATTGCAAAAAGACATCTGATTAAAAAACAGCAGGACGAAAACGGACTGAATGCAAAGTCATTCAAACTCGGAAACCCCGAACTGAAACATATCATCGATGCTCATACTTCCGAAAGCGGCGTACGTGGTCTGGAGAAAAAAATTGCCTCAATAGCAAGATGGGTCGCATTGCAGACCGCGATGGAAAAAGAATATAATCCAAAAATTTCTATTGATAAAACTGATGAAATCCTTGGTGTTCCAAGACCTAAAAGTCTTTCCGAAATTACAGGTGTTCCGGGCGTCGTAACAGGTTTGGCGTGGACACAGGTTGGCGGAGACATTCTTTTTATCGAAAGTATTTTAAGCGAAGGAAAAGGAAACCTCAGCATGACCGGAAATCTGGGAACCGTCATGAAGGAGTCTGCAACAATTGCGTTGGAATACATCAAAGCAAAACATGATGAACTTGGAATTTCTTCAGAAGATATTCAGAAAAAAAACATTCACGTTCACGTTCCTGAAGGTGCTACTCCGAAAGACGGGCCTTCAGCGGGAATCGCGATGCTAACTTCCATCGTATCAAGTTTTAAGAATAAAAAAGTAAAACCCCATTTGGCCATGACCGGGGAAATTACTTTGCGGGGAAAAGTGCTTCCTGTGGGTGGAATTAAAGAAAAACTCCTTGCAGCGGCCAGAGCAGGAATTACTCAGATCATTCTCTGCGAGGCTAACCGTAAGGATGTTGAAGAAATCAAAAAAGATTATCTTAAAAATCTAAAGATCAATTTTGTAAACAGAATTAGTGAAGTCATCGACCTTGCAATTGAAAAATAA
- a CDS encoding MlaE family ABC transporter permease: MLKKFLSQIGAYFLLLSKTIKRPQKSSVFGKLFMREIHDLGVNSFGLVLFTSIFVGAVVAIQMFNNFKASTFPIPNSFIGYATKVVLILEFAPTIISVILAGKVGSYIASSIGTMRVTEQIDALDIMGVNSPNFLILPKILASIVFNPLLIAISIVFGIWGGYLAGTATGNWSKADYITGIQMYMPQHFIWYALFKTAVFAFLIATIPAYFGYNVKGGSLEVGRASTQAVVWTIVSIIITNLILTQMFLS, translated from the coding sequence ATGTTAAAAAAATTTTTGAGCCAGATCGGGGCCTATTTTCTCCTGCTGTCAAAAACAATAAAAAGACCACAGAAATCCTCAGTTTTCGGGAAACTGTTTATGAGAGAAATTCACGATTTAGGGGTTAATTCTTTCGGACTGGTACTCTTTACCTCCATATTTGTAGGAGCGGTTGTAGCGATACAGATGTTTAATAATTTCAAGGCATCAACATTCCCCATTCCTAATTCATTTATTGGCTACGCAACAAAAGTGGTCCTTATTTTAGAATTTGCACCCACCATTATTTCTGTAATTCTTGCAGGAAAAGTGGGTTCTTATATTGCATCGAGTATTGGGACGATGAGAGTAACAGAACAGATAGACGCACTTGATATTATGGGCGTTAACTCTCCCAATTTTCTTATACTTCCGAAAATCCTTGCAAGTATTGTTTTCAACCCATTGCTTATCGCGATCAGTATTGTTTTCGGTATTTGGGGAGGTTATTTGGCAGGAACTGCTACAGGAAACTGGAGTAAAGCTGATTATATAACAGGAATTCAAATGTATATGCCTCAACACTTTATATGGTATGCGCTCTTCAAAACCGCGGTTTTTGCGTTTCTTATTGCAACTATTCCTGCATATTTCGGATATAATGTTAAAGGCGGCTCACTCGAGGTAGGCCGTGCCAGTACACAGGCTGTGGTGTGGACCATCGTTTCCATCATTATTACCAACTTAATATTAACACAAATGTTCCTGAGCTGA
- a CDS encoding exopolysaccharide biosynthesis polyprenyl glycosylphosphotransferase, translating to MQKIRYSRYFKITFILLDVLVITSVFLFFFIRNNEAQYEKDIWEQNLLSLVLLALFWILLSGRTKLYSVARNLTYTIYLERLVTHIFIFIFGVILLAKVSNNDFLKQDRFLIAINLFFLLFFIKSVVFFTLKYLRTLGINYRNIMFLTHDSSSEILKNILTDRKDYGFRIFEYPAEKCFDLDKLIAFWKDHAIHTMYLSSNGYEKNDEQEIYRLAELHKVRISLIPSIVKNNFFQYDLGYIEMQPILERSKFPLDYLTNIVLKRTFDIIFSLIILIGICTWLFPILYILIKTDSKGPVFFLQKRYGFHDQVFKCIKFRTMYVNADSLPTNARITKIGRFLRKTSLDEMPQFLNVLKGDMSVVGPRPHMLLVDDFYKLKIGRYSVRSLVKPGVTGLAQVNGLRGDSGNMDIKMQKRILADAFYVKNWSFSLDLVIILKTVFLVIGGDKNAN from the coding sequence ATGCAAAAAATTCGATATTCTCGATATTTTAAGATCACATTTATACTACTGGACGTATTGGTAATAACCAGTGTTTTTTTGTTCTTTTTTATCAGGAATAACGAGGCTCAATACGAAAAAGATATCTGGGAGCAGAATTTATTATCCCTGGTTCTTCTTGCTCTCTTCTGGATCCTGCTAAGTGGCAGAACAAAACTCTATTCTGTAGCACGTAATCTTACCTACACCATTTATCTGGAGCGGCTTGTTACTCATATTTTCATCTTTATTTTTGGGGTGATTTTATTGGCCAAAGTAAGTAATAATGATTTCTTGAAGCAGGACCGTTTTCTCATTGCAATTAATCTTTTTTTTCTGCTTTTCTTTATCAAATCTGTTGTATTTTTTACGCTGAAATATCTTCGTACACTGGGGATTAATTATCGAAATATCATGTTTCTCACCCATGATTCGTCATCAGAAATCCTAAAAAATATTTTAACCGATAGAAAGGATTATGGTTTCCGGATTTTCGAATACCCTGCAGAAAAATGTTTTGATCTGGACAAATTAATTGCGTTCTGGAAAGACCACGCAATCCACACCATGTACCTGTCGTCAAACGGTTATGAAAAGAATGATGAGCAGGAAATCTACAGGCTTGCGGAGCTGCACAAAGTTAGAATCTCCCTGATTCCGAGTATTGTGAAGAATAACTTTTTCCAATATGATCTGGGTTACATAGAAATGCAGCCGATACTGGAGCGTTCTAAATTTCCTTTGGATTATCTTACCAATATCGTTCTGAAGCGAACCTTCGATATTATTTTTTCACTCATCATATTAATCGGTATATGCACCTGGCTCTTCCCTATTCTTTACATTCTTATTAAAACGGACAGCAAAGGGCCTGTTTTTTTCCTGCAAAAGCGCTACGGTTTTCATGACCAGGTTTTCAAATGCATTAAATTCCGTACAATGTACGTGAATGCAGATTCACTTCCGACCAATGCAAGAATAACCAAAATCGGCAGATTCCTGCGCAAAACAAGTTTAGACGAGATGCCGCAGTTTTTAAATGTTCTGAAAGGCGATATGTCGGTGGTAGGGCCCAGACCGCACATGCTTCTGGTAGATGATTTTTATAAATTGAAAATCGGGCGCTATTCGGTACGGAGTTTGGTAAAACCTGGGGTAACCGGACTCGCCCAGGTTAACGGGCTGCGTGGTGACAGCGGAAATATGGACATTAAAATGCAGAAAAGAATTCTGGCTGATGCGTTTTACGTTAAAAACTGGAGCTTCAGTCTGGATTTGGTGATCATTTTAAAAACTGTTTTTCTGGTGATTGGCGGTGATAAAAATGCCAATTAA
- a CDS encoding bifunctional 5,10-methylenetetrahydrofolate dehydrogenase/5,10-methenyltetrahydrofolate cyclohydrolase: MAKILDGLKVSKEIKQEIRADVDKIIAGKRRPPHLVAILVGSNGASMTYVNNKIKDCKEVGFKSSLVKFPSTVSEAELLEKIKELNLSKDVDGFIVQLPLPKQIDQEKIIMAIDPRKDVDGFHPENFGKMALEMDTFLPATPFGILTLLERYGIQTEGKHCVIIGRSRIVGKPMSILMGRKHFPGNSTVTLTHSYTPHIEKFTHHADIVITALGDPNFLKANMIKKGAVIIDVGITRIEDDSEKGYQLVGDVDFESCKTKASWITPVPGGVGPMTRAMLMKNTILAYKTSVYND; the protein is encoded by the coding sequence ATGGCAAAAATTCTCGATGGACTGAAAGTTTCCAAAGAAATCAAACAAGAAATCAGGGCCGATGTTGACAAAATTATCGCGGGAAAAAGACGTCCGCCGCATTTGGTTGCGATTTTGGTAGGCAGCAACGGTGCGAGCATGACTTACGTGAACAACAAAATCAAGGACTGTAAAGAAGTAGGTTTCAAATCATCGTTGGTTAAATTCCCCAGCACTGTGTCTGAAGCAGAACTTTTAGAGAAAATCAAGGAACTTAACCTTTCCAAAGATGTTGATGGTTTCATCGTGCAGTTGCCGTTACCTAAACAGATTGATCAGGAAAAAATCATCATGGCAATAGATCCGCGGAAAGATGTTGATGGTTTTCATCCGGAAAATTTCGGGAAAATGGCTTTGGAAATGGACACATTTTTACCCGCCACTCCTTTCGGAATACTCACTTTGCTTGAACGTTACGGTATCCAGACCGAAGGGAAACACTGTGTAATCATCGGAAGAAGCCGTATTGTCGGGAAGCCAATGAGTATTTTGATGGGAAGAAAACATTTCCCTGGGAATTCAACGGTAACGCTTACGCACTCCTACACGCCGCATATCGAGAAATTCACTCACCACGCAGATATTGTAATTACCGCATTGGGCGATCCCAATTTCCTGAAAGCGAATATGATTAAGAAAGGAGCTGTAATTATTGACGTAGGAATTACCAGAATAGAAGATGACTCAGAAAAAGGTTATCAGTTAGTGGGTGACGTAGATTTCGAAAGCTGCAAAACAAAAGCGAGCTGGATTACTCCTGTACCCGGCGGTGTAGGACCAATGACGCGGGCGATGCTGATGAAAAACACCATTTTAGCATATAAAACTTCAGTATATAATGACTAA
- a CDS encoding M48 family metallopeptidase, translating to MKNVNKILGIGALSVMMIACTTNPITGRKSLQLANDQEISAMALQQYREAMSKAKIVSGTTASKSVQNVGARIKNAANNYYRGIGREGDITDYQWEFNLIDDKQVNAWCMPGGKVAVYTGILPITKNDTGLAVVLGHEISHALAGHGNERISQAMVAQYGGAILGSATSGQMATIFQQVYPIGAQVALLKYGRGQELEADEMGLYLMSMAGYDPRQAQPFWERMEASSTGNRPPEFLSTHPSPENRRADLEKHMPKALEYYRASGGKI from the coding sequence ATGAAAAATGTAAATAAAATTTTAGGTATCGGTGCATTATCTGTAATGATGATCGCCTGTACAACCAATCCTATTACCGGGAGAAAATCTCTCCAGTTAGCCAACGATCAGGAAATCTCTGCAATGGCTTTGCAGCAATATAGAGAAGCAATGTCTAAAGCTAAAATTGTAAGCGGGACAACTGCATCGAAAAGCGTTCAGAATGTTGGCGCAAGGATTAAAAATGCCGCCAACAATTACTATCGTGGTATAGGCCGCGAGGGCGACATTACAGATTACCAGTGGGAATTCAATCTTATTGATGACAAGCAGGTGAATGCCTGGTGTATGCCTGGCGGTAAAGTAGCAGTTTACACAGGTATACTTCCTATTACCAAGAACGATACGGGACTAGCAGTAGTTCTGGGTCATGAAATTTCACACGCATTGGCAGGTCACGGTAACGAAAGAATTTCGCAGGCGATGGTTGCACAGTACGGTGGTGCAATTTTGGGAAGTGCCACAAGTGGTCAGATGGCAACTATTTTCCAACAGGTTTATCCAATCGGAGCACAAGTTGCACTTTTGAAATACGGACGTGGCCAGGAACTTGAAGCTGATGAAATGGGATTATACCTAATGTCGATGGCAGGTTACGACCCAAGACAGGCACAGCCGTTTTGGGAAAGAATGGAGGCTTCTTCCACCGGAAACCGACCGCCAGAATTTCTCTCAACCCACCCAAGTCCTGAGAACAGAAGAGCTGATTTAGAAAAACACATGCCTAAAGCTTTGGAATATTATAGAGCATCTGGCGGAAAAATTTAA